Proteins from one Lottiidibacillus patelloidae genomic window:
- a CDS encoding small acid-soluble spore protein P, whose product MAEKNSYKDQRKNAPKGENPGQPAPMSGSKKVKKRNHVGATDGEG is encoded by the coding sequence ATGGCTGAAAAGAATTCATATAAAGATCAACGTAAGAATGCTCCAAAAGGCGAAAATCCAGGGCAACCAGCACCGATGAGTGGATCTAAAAAAGTAAAGAAAAGAAATCATGTAGGTGCAACAGACGGAGAAGGGTAA
- the sspO gene encoding small acid-soluble spore protein O, with the protein MVKRKANHVIPGMNQAKAQGLGAGYNAEFSNEPLTEEQKQNNKKRKKNQ; encoded by the coding sequence ATGGTTAAACGTAAAGCGAATCATGTAATTCCAGGAATGAATCAAGCAAAAGCACAAGGTCTTGGTGCTGGATATAATGCAGAGTTCTCAAATGAGCCTTTAACTGAAGAGCAAAAGCAAAACAACAAAAAAAGAAAAAAGAATCAATAA